In the Leptotrichia sp. oral taxon 847 genome, one interval contains:
- a CDS encoding C40 family peptidase: MKKILILAGALLISAVSFADLESTIKNHYKNTNLTIKREVGPVSNYNSYASRPSSNAVRDRVISFAQTKLGSPYVWGATGPNTFDCSGFVGYVFKKAANVNLPRVSSSQAAYKPRISSMNMKKGDLVFFETTGRGRISHVGIYMGNSQFIHASSGGRRVMVSSLDSDFYNKTFRWAINPFS, from the coding sequence ATGAAAAAAATATTGATACTAGCTGGAGCTTTGCTTATTTCTGCAGTATCTTTTGCAGACTTAGAGAGTACAATCAAGAATCATTATAAAAACACTAATTTAACTATAAAAAGAGAGGTGGGACCTGTAAGCAATTACAATAGTTACGCTAGTCGTCCTTCTTCAAATGCAGTTAGAGATAGAGTTATTTCTTTTGCACAGACTAAATTAGGTTCACCATATGTATGGGGTGCTACAGGACCAAATACATTTGATTGTTCTGGCTTCGTTGGTTATGTATTCAAAAAAGCTGCTAATGTAAACTTACCGAGAGTTTCAAGTTCGCAAGCTGCATATAAACCAAGAATTTCTTCAATGAACATGAAAAAAGGTGATTTAGTATTTTTCGAAACAACTGGAAGAGGTAGAATTTCACATGTAGGAATTTATATGGGAAATAGCCAGTTTATTCACGCTTCTTCTGGAGGTAGAAGAGTAATGGTTTCTAGCTTAGACAGTGATTTTTATAACAAAACATTTAGATGGGCAATTAATCCATTTAGTTAG
- the lpxC gene encoding UDP-3-O-acyl-N-acetylglucosamine deacetylase, producing MKRKTIKNQVKVSGIGLHKGKEVKMVLKPASQKNGIVFKRMDISDKDNIVKVNYKNLFDLERGTNVQNKDGVKIHTIEHFMSALSVCGITDILVEIEGNEMPILDGSSAQFVEKIKSAGILELEEEIEPLVITEPIIFSDEKSGKYVLALPYDGFKISYTIDFKHTFLKSEYFEIEVNLENYEKNIASCRTFAFDYEIEFLKKNNLALGGSLKNAIVIGKDGPLNDSGLRFENEFVRHKILDIIGDLYVLGTPIKAHIIAIKAGHFVNAKLTEMIAKKFGM from the coding sequence ATGAAGAGAAAAACGATAAAAAATCAGGTTAAAGTTAGTGGAATTGGACTTCATAAAGGGAAAGAAGTGAAAATGGTGTTAAAACCTGCAAGTCAAAAAAATGGAATTGTTTTTAAAAGAATGGATATTAGCGATAAAGATAATATTGTAAAAGTAAATTATAAAAATTTATTTGATTTGGAGAGAGGAACTAATGTTCAAAATAAAGATGGAGTAAAAATTCATACAATTGAACATTTTATGTCGGCTCTTTCGGTTTGTGGAATTACTGATATTCTTGTAGAAATTGAAGGAAATGAGATGCCAATTTTGGATGGAAGTTCAGCCCAATTTGTAGAAAAAATTAAAAGTGCTGGTATTTTAGAACTGGAAGAGGAAATAGAACCTTTAGTTATAACAGAACCTATAATTTTTTCTGATGAAAAAAGTGGAAAATATGTATTGGCACTACCATATGATGGATTTAAAATTTCTTATACGATAGATTTTAAACACACATTTTTAAAATCAGAATATTTTGAAATTGAAGTGAATTTGGAAAATTATGAGAAAAATATTGCAAGTTGCAGAACTTTTGCATTTGATTATGAAATAGAATTTTTGAAAAAAAATAATCTTGCACTTGGAGGAAGTTTAAAAAATGCGATTGTAATTGGAAAAGACGGACCATTAAATGATTCTGGACTTCGATTTGAAAATGAATTTGTGCGACATAAAATTTTGGATATAATTGGGGACTTATATGTTTTAGGAACACCAATAAAAGCACATATAATCGCAATAAAAGCGGGACATTTTGTAAATGCAAAACTGACTGAAATGATTGCAAAAAAATTTGGGATGTAA
- the fabZ gene encoding 3-hydroxyacyl-ACP dehydratase FabZ: METVMNIEDIMKILPHRYPFLLVDRVIEKNGTDSLVAIKNLTMNEEFFQGHFPGKPVMPGVLQMEALAQAVGLLMLEPGKIPLFMSIDKCKFRKPVVPGDQLRLEVEKLSVRRNIIVAKGRCLVDGAVVSEGELKFAVTDM; this comes from the coding sequence ATGGAAACAGTTATGAATATAGAAGATATTATGAAAATATTGCCACATAGATACCCATTTTTATTGGTAGATAGGGTGATAGAAAAAAACGGGACAGATAGTCTAGTTGCAATTAAAAATTTAACTATGAATGAGGAATTCTTTCAAGGACATTTTCCAGGAAAACCTGTTATGCCAGGAGTTTTGCAAATGGAAGCACTTGCACAAGCAGTGGGGCTACTTATGTTAGAACCAGGTAAAATACCTTTATTTATGTCAATTGACAAATGTAAATTTAGAAAACCTGTTGTACCTGGAGATCAATTGAGACTTGAAGTAGAAAAATTAAGTGTGAGAAGAAACATTATTGTTGCTAAGGGAAGATGTTTGGTTGATGGTGCCGTAGTGAGCGAAGGGGAATTAAAATTCGCAGTAACGGATATGTAA
- the lpxA gene encoding acyl-ACP--UDP-N-acetylglucosamine O-acyltransferase translates to MSINNIHPTAIVDPNAKIGENVKIGPYSIIGPEVIIGNGTVIESHVVIEGETIIGENNYIFSFVSIGKVPQDLKFNGEKTRVVIGDNNKIREFVTIHRGTTDKYETRIGNDTLVMAYVHIAHDCIIGDHCVLANAATFAGHVEVEDWAVVGGLTAVHQFTRVGRHAMIGGCSAVNQDVVPYMLSEGNKARAVYINIVGLKRRGFSEEQIKTLREVYKIIFKKKLKLEEALQILEKNYKDNGDVVKLVEFIRKSKRGITR, encoded by the coding sequence ATGAGTATAAATAATATACACCCAACGGCAATTGTTGATCCAAATGCTAAAATAGGAGAAAATGTAAAAATAGGTCCATATTCAATAATTGGTCCTGAAGTTATAATAGGAAATGGAACAGTTATAGAATCGCATGTTGTAATCGAAGGCGAAACTATAATAGGTGAAAATAATTATATCTTTTCTTTTGTATCAATCGGAAAAGTGCCGCAAGATTTGAAATTTAACGGTGAAAAAACAAGAGTTGTAATTGGAGATAATAATAAAATTAGAGAATTTGTTACAATTCACAGAGGAACAACAGATAAATATGAAACGAGAATAGGAAATGATACACTTGTTATGGCGTATGTTCATATTGCGCACGACTGTATTATCGGAGACCATTGTGTGTTAGCAAATGCGGCTACTTTTGCAGGTCATGTGGAAGTCGAAGATTGGGCGGTTGTCGGTGGACTTACAGCGGTGCATCAGTTTACGAGAGTCGGAAGACATGCCATGATTGGTGGATGTTCAGCTGTAAATCAAGATGTGGTCCCATATATGCTGTCAGAAGGAAATAAAGCAAGAGCAGTATATATCAATATAGTTGGGCTTAAAAGAAGAGGATTTTCTGAAGAGCAGATAAAAACTTTAAGAGAAGTTTATAAAATAATTTTTAAGAAAAAATTGAAACTGGAAGAAGCATTGCAAATTTTGGAAAAAAATTATAAAGATAATGGAGATGTAGTAAAATTAGTTGAATTCATTAGAAAAAGTAAAAGAGGAATCACAAGATAG
- a CDS encoding LpxI family protein — protein sequence MEKVGLIAGNGKLPELFLNACQKKGIELFCVYLFESVEESVKNYKNSVKYSVAQVGKIISYFKKNNISDLVMLGKVEKNLIFSNLKFDLTATKILLSTKNKKDKNILKAIIDYIESENITVLPQNHFLDEFMANDKVYTKTSPDKNEKKTIEIGIEAAKMLTSIDAGQTVVVKNESVIALEGVEGTDRTILRGGELAGKKCIVVKMARNDQDYRIDIPTIGLETVKKVAQINGRGIVIEADKMMFIDKEEVINFANKNKIFIVGIKF from the coding sequence ATGGAAAAAGTGGGATTAATTGCCGGAAATGGCAAGTTGCCAGAATTATTTTTAAATGCTTGTCAAAAGAAGGGAATTGAGTTATTTTGCGTCTATTTGTTTGAAAGCGTTGAAGAAAGTGTAAAAAATTATAAAAATTCAGTAAAGTACAGTGTAGCACAAGTTGGTAAAATTATTTCTTATTTTAAAAAAAACAATATTTCTGATTTAGTAATGTTGGGGAAAGTTGAAAAAAATCTTATTTTTTCCAATTTAAAATTTGATTTAACAGCGACTAAAATTTTACTTTCGACAAAAAATAAAAAGGATAAAAATATACTAAAAGCAATAATAGATTATATCGAAAGTGAAAATATAACAGTTTTACCGCAAAATCATTTTCTTGATGAATTTATGGCAAATGATAAAGTTTACACGAAGACAAGTCCTGATAAAAATGAGAAAAAAACGATAGAAATTGGAATAGAAGCTGCAAAAATGTTGACAAGTATCGATGCTGGACAAACAGTTGTCGTAAAAAATGAATCGGTTATTGCGCTTGAAGGAGTTGAAGGAACGGATAGGACAATTTTACGAGGAGGAGAACTTGCTGGGAAAAAGTGTATCGTTGTGAAAATGGCTAGAAATGATCAAGATTACAGAATTGATATTCCGACGATTGGGCTTGAAACTGTAAAGAAAGTGGCGCAGATAAATGGACGAGGGATAGTTATCGAAGCAGATAAAATGATGTTTATTGACAAAGAAGAAGTAATTAATTTTGCAAATAAAAATAAAATATTTATAGTGGGAATTAAATTTTAG
- the lpxB gene encoding lipid-A-disaccharide synthase, with translation MEKNRKIFISCGEMSGDLHASYIVEEMKKKENLEFYGVVGDKSIAAGVKVINHIKNNDVMGFVEAIKKYWYFKEKSKEYINFIKKEKIKTVIFVDFGGFNLKFFDLVKKELPDVKTIYYIPPKVWAWGKSRIKKLKNFDEVIVIFPFEKKYFDKTIENFGINSKKSLKVQYFGNPFVDKYKFSEHLGEKILLLPGSRKQEIEKYLPVIYEVLINPKVKNEKFIMKLADKSHIKYIDEMEKKFNMNFRSLKNLEISFEKVENFRDECKFCIATSGTVTFEMALMGLPVIVVYKTSKINAFIARKIVKIKYITLTNLNAKKEIFKELLQEDFSSQKILDEMEKMEKNKEKIVQSLKLEKEKFGNCGVLKRISEYLISKIG, from the coding sequence ATGGAAAAAAATAGAAAAATATTTATTTCTTGCGGTGAAATGTCGGGAGATTTGCACGCTTCTTACATTGTGGAAGAAATGAAAAAGAAAGAAAATCTTGAATTTTATGGAGTTGTTGGAGATAAGTCCATCGCAGCTGGAGTAAAAGTGATAAATCATATAAAGAATAACGATGTGATGGGATTTGTGGAAGCTATAAAAAAATATTGGTATTTTAAGGAAAAATCAAAAGAATATATTAACTTTATAAAAAAAGAAAAAATAAAAACAGTAATTTTTGTTGATTTTGGTGGCTTTAATTTAAAATTTTTTGATTTGGTAAAAAAAGAATTACCAGATGTAAAAACGATTTATTACATTCCTCCAAAAGTTTGGGCCTGGGGGAAAAGTAGGATTAAAAAATTGAAAAACTTTGATGAGGTCATTGTGATTTTTCCTTTTGAAAAAAAATATTTTGATAAAACAATTGAAAATTTTGGAATTAATTCAAAAAAAAGTTTAAAAGTTCAGTATTTTGGAAATCCATTTGTTGATAAATATAAATTTAGCGAACATTTGGGAGAAAAAATTTTACTTTTGCCGGGAAGCCGTAAGCAGGAAATTGAAAAATACTTGCCTGTGATTTATGAAGTTTTGATAAATCCGAAAGTGAAAAATGAAAAGTTTATAATGAAACTGGCGGATAAGTCGCATATTAAATACATCGATGAAATGGAGAAAAAATTTAATATGAATTTTAGAAGTTTAAAAAATTTGGAAATTTCATTTGAAAAAGTGGAAAATTTTAGAGATGAGTGTAAATTTTGTATTGCAACTTCAGGAACTGTTACATTTGAAATGGCTCTTATGGGGCTGCCTGTCATAGTAGTCTACAAAACTTCTAAAATAAATGCTTTTATAGCAAGAAAAATCGTTAAAATAAAATATATTACTCTGACTAACTTAAATGCCAAAAAAGAAATTTTTAAAGAGCTGCTGCAAGAAGATTTTTCATCTCAAAAGATTTTGGATGAAATGGAAAAAATGGAAAAAAATAAAGAAAAAATTGTACAAAGTTTGAAACTGGAAAAAGAAAAATTCGGAAATTGTGGGGTTCTAAAAAGAATCTCAGAGTATCTAATTTCTAAAATTGGATAG
- a CDS encoding MATE family efflux transporter, producing MGKQDELSNNSILKLFVKYFIPTLIGSAVVVLYNIVDRFFVGKISEKALAGAGIAFYIVMLIIAFSMLIGVGAGTIISLRLGQGKKGAAKKVLGNTITMFAVLGIFLYLVLILNINTILTYSGANSETLPYAKAYLQIIMFAILPLFYSYGLTNVLNSVGAPNVAMFSMLIGAVVNIILDYVAVMILHTGIEGTAYATLIGNVLSAVFVLYFLIAGKFPFKVNLFGFKLEEKSKLVLQFNKLKLDKKIIIDILSIGMSPFLLQAASSLVGVITNKIVDINGGTYGVAIMTIINSYLPLMTMSVYSVSQAIQPIVGFNYGAKNYERVRESLLTAVYAGVGLSAIFWAVVMIFPKEMVLFFNEKSTVSALKEGEKAMRIYFSLVILSSFGIIIPNYFQATGRSKYSVILNLLRQVIIFLIVVIIFSNIFKLNGVWYAQPFTDFVFFIILAVLWYKENKKMKDLTAAREQEKMKK from the coding sequence ATGGGAAAACAAGATGAATTATCAAATAATTCAATATTAAAATTATTTGTAAAATATTTTATTCCGACACTGATAGGTTCTGCAGTAGTTGTTTTGTACAATATTGTGGACAGGTTTTTTGTCGGGAAGATTAGTGAAAAAGCGCTTGCTGGTGCTGGAATAGCATTTTATATAGTTATGCTTATAATTGCTTTTTCAATGTTAATTGGAGTTGGAGCGGGGACAATTATTTCGCTTAGATTGGGGCAAGGTAAAAAAGGTGCGGCAAAAAAAGTTTTAGGAAATACAATTACAATGTTTGCAGTTTTAGGTATTTTTTTATATCTTGTGCTAATATTGAATATAAACACTATTTTAACGTATTCGGGAGCAAATAGTGAAACTTTGCCATATGCAAAAGCATATTTACAAATAATTATGTTTGCAATATTACCGCTTTTTTACTCTTATGGACTGACTAATGTCTTAAATTCAGTAGGAGCACCTAACGTTGCAATGTTTTCAATGTTAATCGGAGCAGTTGTCAATATTATTTTAGATTATGTGGCAGTTATGATTTTACATACTGGAATTGAAGGTACAGCTTATGCAACATTGATAGGAAATGTGCTGTCGGCAGTATTTGTTTTATATTTTTTAATAGCGGGGAAATTTCCTTTTAAAGTTAATTTATTTGGGTTTAAGTTGGAAGAAAAAAGTAAATTGGTTTTGCAATTTAATAAATTAAAGTTGGATAAAAAGATTATAATAGACATTTTATCAATTGGAATGTCGCCATTTTTACTACAAGCCGCAAGTTCTCTTGTGGGAGTGATTACAAATAAAATTGTGGATATAAATGGCGGAACTTATGGAGTTGCAATTATGACTATTATAAATTCATATTTGCCGCTTATGACGATGAGTGTCTATTCGGTTTCACAGGCAATTCAGCCAATTGTGGGGTTTAATTATGGAGCAAAAAATTATGAAAGAGTTAGAGAATCACTACTTACAGCAGTGTATGCTGGTGTTGGATTGTCCGCAATATTTTGGGCAGTTGTAATGATTTTTCCAAAAGAAATGGTTTTATTTTTTAATGAGAAAAGTACGGTTTCTGCTTTAAAGGAAGGGGAAAAGGCTATGAGAATATATTTTTCTCTTGTAATTTTGTCGTCTTTTGGAATCATTATACCGAATTATTTTCAAGCAACAGGACGTTCTAAATATTCTGTAATTTTAAATTTATTGAGACAGGTTATCATCTTTTTAATAGTCGTTATAATTTTTTCGAACATATTTAAATTAAATGGTGTCTGGTATGCACAGCCATTTACGGATTTTGTATTTTTTATAATACTTGCTGTGCTTTGGTATAAAGAAAATAAAAAGATGAAAGATTTAACTGCTGCAAGAGAACAAGAGAAAATGAAAAAATAG
- the plsY gene encoding glycerol-3-phosphate 1-O-acyltransferase PlsY yields MRVIILMVISYLLGSIPNALWIGKVFCGIDVREHGSKNTGSTNAARVLGAKWGLLTLILDILKGLVPTLIAVSLKMDFFQNLTNIKNIDFVLVGVCAILGHIFSIFLKFKGGKAVATTLGVFVILVPKAILFSAIIFFIVFAIFRYVSLSSICAAVSLPIFIFLMYKSIWIYTFLGILIGILIILKHRSNIERLKNGTESKFNLKNKSGK; encoded by the coding sequence ATGAGAGTAATAATACTTATGGTGATTTCTTATTTGCTGGGAAGTATTCCAAATGCACTTTGGATTGGGAAAGTTTTTTGTGGAATAGACGTGCGGGAACATGGAAGTAAAAATACAGGTTCTACAAATGCAGCTCGTGTCTTAGGAGCAAAATGGGGGCTTTTGACGCTGATTTTGGATATTTTAAAAGGACTTGTTCCGACATTGATAGCAGTTAGTTTGAAAATGGACTTTTTTCAAAATCTGACAAATATTAAAAATATAGATTTTGTATTAGTTGGAGTTTGTGCTATATTAGGACATATTTTTTCTATATTTTTGAAATTTAAAGGTGGAAAAGCTGTTGCTACAACACTAGGAGTATTTGTGATACTTGTACCAAAAGCTATATTATTTTCAGCAATTATATTTTTTATAGTTTTTGCAATTTTTAGATATGTGTCGCTTTCTTCGATTTGTGCAGCAGTATCACTTCCGATATTTATATTTTTGATGTATAAAAGTATTTGGATTTATACATTTTTAGGAATTTTGATAGGAATTTTAATAATTTTAAAACATAGAAGCAATATTGAGAGATTAAAAAATGGGACTGAATCGAAATTTAATTTAAAAAATAAAAGTGGAAAGTAG
- a CDS encoding NAD(P)H-dependent glycerol-3-phosphate dehydrogenase, which produces MLENKKNILVIGGGSWGSCLSKLLVENGHNVYLWEYNEENRNVMRTTKTNPNFLKGIKLPDELNIVDDYGKVLTDEKKYGKIDIVLLATPTQFLRGVLKRLKNFLNYNIILVNVAKGLEISTKKRISEIVDEELENKNYSYVLLAGPTHAEEVAQRLPSAILSVSKDEKSAKIVQKTFSNGYFRVYTGTDLMGAELAGALKNCLAIAAGIADGIGYGDNTKAALITRGINEMFEIAKYYNANQKTFMGLSGLGDIIVTCTSRHSRNRYVGEKLGKGEKIEDIIKNMKMVSEGAETIKALYKIIKENNLNAPIFTALYEVIYKGKPVAELEKTFMSRDLKSEFSN; this is translated from the coding sequence ATGTTAGAAAATAAAAAAAATATATTAGTTATAGGTGGTGGAAGCTGGGGAAGCTGTCTTTCAAAGTTATTGGTTGAAAATGGTCATAATGTTTATTTATGGGAGTATAACGAAGAAAATAGAAATGTTATGAGAACTACAAAGACAAATCCAAATTTTTTGAAGGGAATAAAATTGCCAGATGAGTTAAATATTGTGGACGATTATGGAAAGGTTTTAACTGATGAAAAAAAATATGGAAAAATAGATATTGTGTTACTTGCGACGCCAACACAATTTTTACGAGGTGTTTTAAAAAGATTGAAAAATTTCTTGAATTATAATATAATATTAGTAAACGTTGCGAAGGGATTAGAAATTTCTACTAAAAAGAGAATTTCTGAAATAGTTGATGAAGAATTAGAAAATAAAAATTATAGTTATGTTTTATTAGCTGGGCCTACTCATGCGGAAGAAGTGGCACAAAGGTTACCATCGGCAATACTTTCGGTCTCAAAAGATGAAAAATCGGCAAAGATTGTACAAAAGACGTTTAGTAATGGATATTTCAGAGTTTACACAGGAACAGACTTAATGGGAGCCGAACTTGCTGGAGCATTAAAAAATTGCCTTGCAATAGCAGCCGGAATTGCTGACGGTATAGGTTATGGAGATAATACAAAAGCTGCGCTTATCACTCGTGGAATAAATGAAATGTTTGAAATTGCAAAATATTACAATGCGAACCAAAAAACATTCATGGGACTATCTGGACTGGGGGATATTATTGTAACTTGTACGAGTCGTCATAGTCGAAATAGATACGTGGGAGAAAAATTAGGAAAAGGAGAAAAAATAGAAGATATAATAAAGAATATGAAAATGGTGTCCGAGGGAGCTGAAACAATCAAAGCACTTTACAAAATTATAAAGGAAAATAATTTGAATGCACCCATTTTTACTGCACTTTATGAAGTTATTTACAAAGGAAAACCAGTGGCCGAGTTAGAGAAGACATTTATGAGTAGAGATTTAAAATCAGAATTTTCAAATTAA
- a CDS encoding sigma-70 family RNA polymerase sigma factor, giving the protein MEDNNNLNLMSLYLSDIQKFDLLSKEEEYDLLRRIKEENDEQARQLLILSNLRLVISTAKKSLGNGLPLIDLISEGNIGLIKAINKFDYEKGHRFSTYAVWWIKQSIKKAIINIGRDIRIPSYKYEQLSKVNKVMKDYMATHGEMPSTSYIAKKIDLKENKVVLLMNEFQDMVSLNEIVGDNIFLEDVIGKNDDVEEKIIKEDQLLEMRELLNNVLTEREKKILEYRYGLYNNRIYTLKEIGKMMGITRERVRQIEKKAITKLKEHLKKYKDIL; this is encoded by the coding sequence ATGGAAGACAACAACAATTTAAATTTGATGTCGTTATATTTAAGTGATATTCAAAAGTTTGATTTACTTTCAAAAGAGGAAGAGTATGATTTATTAAGACGAATAAAAGAAGAGAACGATGAACAGGCAAGACAGTTATTAATATTATCAAATTTAAGATTGGTGATAAGTACTGCCAAAAAATCTCTGGGAAATGGACTTCCATTAATAGATTTAATAAGTGAGGGGAATATAGGATTAATAAAAGCCATAAATAAATTTGATTATGAAAAAGGTCATAGATTTAGTACATATGCGGTTTGGTGGATAAAGCAATCCATAAAAAAAGCGATTATAAATATTGGTCGGGATATTAGAATACCGTCGTATAAATATGAGCAATTATCCAAAGTAAATAAAGTTATGAAAGATTATATGGCAACTCACGGTGAAATGCCGTCAACAAGTTACATTGCCAAAAAAATTGACTTAAAAGAAAATAAAGTAGTTTTACTTATGAATGAATTTCAAGATATGGTTTCATTAAATGAAATAGTAGGGGATAATATTTTTTTGGAAGACGTTATAGGTAAAAACGACGATGTTGAAGAAAAAATTATAAAAGAAGATCAGTTATTAGAAATGCGAGAATTACTTAACAATGTTTTGACTGAAAGGGAAAAGAAGATATTGGAGTACAGATATGGACTTTACAACAATAGAATTTATACTTTGAAAGAAATTGGTAAAATGATGGGAATTACTCGGGAAAGAGTGCGTCAAATAGAAAAAAAGGCAATAACAAAATTAAAGGAGCATTTGAAAAAATACAAAGACATATTATAA
- the dnaN gene encoding DNA polymerase III subunit beta: MLNMTVDRKTLLKAINIVAKAVTENKIREVLSGIYIETFENKAVLRGTDLELSINTEIEAKITEHGKIVIKHELIEEFLKQISDEKIALIEEDGMLVIKTSATDANFSLYDAENYPIQTKLETGVEYTFPKEKLLNYIENVKISAATDAENLAVNCIRLEIEENKLKLISSDTYRLTYIEENLEESEQGKANLNVSIPLKTIDGLVKIMKLVEENEIMLKSDGSKVYFKFSNVEILTRTIDLQFPDYKSILNSSKHDKKVLLNTKDFLSVLRRASIFVKENKEFRNGAVFKFENNKLTLTGTNDSARIKEEIIIIQEGENLKISLNVKFLIDYISTIQGKVTVLELLNDKSSVIIKDESNPNSLYFTMPLSLRES, from the coding sequence ATGCTAAATATGACAGTCGACAGAAAAACATTGTTAAAAGCAATTAACATTGTCGCAAAAGCTGTAACAGAAAATAAAATCAGGGAAGTTTTGTCTGGAATTTATATTGAAACTTTTGAAAATAAAGCGGTTTTAAGAGGAACAGATTTGGAATTGTCAATAAATACTGAGATTGAAGCCAAAATAACGGAACACGGTAAAATTGTAATAAAGCACGAATTGATTGAAGAGTTTTTAAAACAGATTTCTGATGAAAAAATTGCGCTTATAGAGGAAGATGGGATGCTAGTGATAAAAACGAGTGCAACTGATGCAAACTTTTCGTTGTATGACGCAGAAAATTATCCGATTCAAACAAAACTTGAAACAGGAGTGGAATACACATTTCCAAAAGAAAAATTGTTAAATTATATCGAAAATGTAAAAATTTCAGCTGCAACTGATGCAGAAAATTTAGCGGTAAACTGTATTCGTCTGGAAATAGAAGAAAATAAATTAAAGTTAATTTCATCGGATACATACAGACTTACATACATTGAAGAAAATTTGGAAGAGAGTGAACAAGGTAAAGCAAACTTAAATGTTAGCATTCCGCTAAAAACAATTGACGGACTTGTAAAAATTATGAAATTGGTGGAAGAAAATGAAATAATGTTAAAATCAGATGGTTCAAAAGTTTATTTCAAATTTTCAAATGTAGAAATCTTAACAAGGACAATAGATTTACAATTTCCAGATTATAAATCAATTTTGAATAGTTCTAAGCATGATAAAAAGGTACTTTTAAACACAAAAGATTTTTTGTCAGTTTTAAGAAGAGCCTCAATTTTTGTAAAAGAAAATAAAGAATTTAGAAATGGCGCTGTTTTTAAATTCGAAAATAATAAATTAACACTTACAGGGACAAATGATAGCGCAAGAATAAAAGAAGAAATAATAATCATTCAGGAAGGTGAAAATTTAAAAATTTCATTAAACGTAAAATTTTTGATTGACTACATTTCTACAATACAGGGAAAAGTAACAGTTTTAGAATTGTTAAATGACAAAAGTTCTGTTATTATAAAAGATGAAAGTAATCCAAATTCACTTTATTTTACGATGCCATTATCACTTAGGGAAAGTTAA
- the metA gene encoding homoserine O-acetyltransferase MetA — MPIKIPNNLPAVEILAKENIFVMKESRALSQDIRPLKFMIVNLMPTKIETETQLLRLLSNTPLQIEVTFLKMASYVSKNTSKEHMANFYKTFDDIKNDYFDGLIITGAPVENLEFEEVIYWNELTKIMKWSKKHVYSTISICWGAQACLYYHYGIKKYKLEKKLFGIYPLKIKICHTMLLRGFDEIFNMPQSRHTEVRAEDVEKVPELEILEKSKESGVSIVRTVDKRNVFIMGHLEYDRMTLAREYERDMKLGKKIEVPFNYYPNDDPTKVPPFVWRGHANLLFSNWINHHVYQNTPYDLRELEKF, encoded by the coding sequence ATGCCTATAAAAATACCTAATAATTTACCGGCAGTAGAGATTTTAGCAAAAGAGAATATCTTTGTAATGAAAGAAAGTAGAGCATTGTCGCAAGATATTCGACCTTTAAAATTTATGATAGTAAATTTGATGCCAACTAAAATTGAAACAGAAACTCAACTGTTAAGACTACTTAGTAACACACCACTTCAAATTGAAGTTACATTTTTAAAAATGGCTTCGTATGTTTCAAAAAATACTTCAAAAGAACATATGGCAAATTTTTATAAAACATTTGATGATATTAAAAATGATTATTTTGATGGTCTGATTATAACAGGAGCGCCTGTGGAAAATTTGGAGTTTGAAGAAGTGATTTATTGGAATGAGCTTACCAAAATTATGAAATGGAGCAAAAAGCATGTTTACTCGACAATTTCAATTTGCTGGGGAGCACAGGCTTGCCTTTACTATCACTACGGAATTAAAAAATATAAATTAGAAAAAAAGCTTTTTGGAATTTATCCGCTGAAAATAAAAATCTGTCATACGATGCTGCTTCGTGGTTTTGATGAAATCTTTAATATGCCACAGTCAAGACATACGGAAGTGAGAGCCGAAGATGTTGAAAAGGTTCCAGAATTAGAAATACTGGAAAAATCAAAGGAATCTGGTGTGAGTATTGTAAGGACTGTAGATAAAAGAAATGTCTTTATTATGGGACACTTGGAGTATGATAGAATGACTTTGGCAAGAGAATACGAAAGAGATATGAAATTGGGTAAAAAAATAGAGGTACCGTTTAATTATTATCCTAATGATGACCCTACAAAAGTTCCACCTTTTGTCTGGCGTGGACACGCAAATTTGTTATTTTCAAATTGGATTAACCACCACGTGTATCAAAATACTCCATATGATTTGAGAGAATTGGAAAAATTTTGA